The Prochlorococcus sp. MIT 1300 genome has a window encoding:
- a CDS encoding aspartate-semialdehyde dehydrogenase, with amino-acid sequence MLSSILFPDRPLTVAVLGATGAVGEELVSLLEERNFPVGELRLLASKRSAGSLRVWRDKPIKVEEVNEAAFQGVDLVLASAGGSISRKWKEVILSAGALMIDNSSAFRMSADVPLVVPEVNPEAAANHKGVIANPNCTTILLTLALAPLARRFSMRRVLISTYQSASGAGARAMEELKVLSRDVLEDKKPISEVLPYSLAFNLFLHNSPLASNSYCEEEMKMVNETKKIMGLPDLLVSATCVRVPVLRAHSEAVNIEFDQVFDLEEARHLLKEAPGIEIIEDFESNRFPMPVDVTGRDLVAIGRIRKDISHPNALELWLCGDQIRKGAALNAVQIAELFLTRR; translated from the coding sequence TTGCTTTCCTCCATTTTGTTTCCGGACCGCCCTCTTACCGTTGCTGTTTTAGGCGCTACAGGTGCTGTTGGGGAGGAATTGGTAAGTTTGTTGGAAGAGCGAAACTTTCCTGTTGGCGAGCTTCGATTACTGGCGTCTAAGCGATCTGCAGGCAGTTTGAGGGTTTGGCGAGATAAGCCCATCAAAGTAGAAGAAGTTAATGAGGCTGCCTTTCAAGGTGTTGATTTAGTCCTTGCCTCTGCTGGTGGATCTATTTCAAGAAAATGGAAAGAAGTCATTCTTTCAGCGGGGGCTTTGATGATTGACAATTCAAGCGCATTCCGCATGTCAGCTGATGTGCCTTTGGTTGTTCCAGAGGTGAATCCTGAGGCAGCAGCGAACCACAAAGGAGTTATTGCAAACCCTAATTGCACGACAATTCTTCTGACCTTGGCCCTAGCACCTTTGGCTAGAAGGTTTTCAATGCGCAGAGTGTTGATTTCAACCTATCAATCTGCTAGTGGAGCTGGTGCACGTGCTATGGAAGAGTTAAAAGTACTTAGTAGGGATGTTTTGGAGGATAAGAAACCAATAAGCGAAGTACTTCCGTATTCATTAGCTTTTAACTTATTCCTTCATAATTCACCTCTCGCATCTAATAGTTATTGTGAGGAGGAAATGAAAATGGTTAATGAGACTAAGAAAATTATGGGTCTTCCTGATTTACTTGTTTCGGCTACCTGTGTTCGCGTGCCGGTACTCAGAGCTCATTCGGAGGCGGTAAATATAGAGTTTGATCAAGTATTTGATTTGGAGGAAGCTCGTCACTTGTTAAAAGAAGCACCTGGTATTGAGATAATTGAGGATTTTGAGTCCAATCGTTTTCCGATGCCCGTAGATGTAACTGGTCGAGACTTAGTCGCTATTGGTCGTATTAGAAAGGACATTAGTCATCCCAATGCTTTGGAGCTTTGGCTTTGTGGTGACCAGATCCGAAAAGGTGCAGCTCTTAATGCGGTTCAGATAGCTGAATTATTTCTGACTAGAAGATGA
- the dapA gene encoding 4-hydroxy-tetrahydrodipicolinate synthase, whose protein sequence is MSSAAALSPTPFGRLLTAMVTPFDLEGHVDLALAGRLARYLVEEGSDGLVVCGTTGESPTLTWKEQHQLLETVRQAVGSGVKVLAGTGSNSTAEAVEATSQAAAAGADGALVVVPYYNKPPQEGLEAHFQAVAAAAPDLPLMLYNIPGRTGCSISPKTVSRLMQYRNVVSLKAASGSTDEVTQLRMECGSRLAVYSGDDGLLLPMLAVGAVGVVSVASHLVGRRLKAMIDAYLSGQVAIALDHHEKLQPLFKALFMTTNPIPVKAALELSGWPVGSPRSPLLPLNPAMHDSLSKTLLALRQT, encoded by the coding sequence ATGAGTTCTGCCGCAGCACTTTCGCCCACCCCTTTTGGTCGTTTGCTTACGGCCATGGTGACTCCTTTTGATCTTGAGGGACATGTAGATTTGGCCTTGGCAGGACGCTTGGCGCGTTATTTAGTTGAGGAAGGGTCAGATGGATTGGTTGTTTGTGGGACAACCGGTGAATCGCCAACTTTGACCTGGAAAGAACAACATCAATTATTAGAAACGGTCAGACAAGCTGTAGGCTCAGGGGTGAAGGTTCTCGCTGGTACTGGTAGCAATAGCACTGCTGAGGCCGTTGAGGCCACATCTCAGGCCGCTGCGGCTGGCGCAGATGGTGCTTTGGTAGTAGTTCCTTATTACAACAAGCCGCCTCAGGAGGGTTTGGAAGCACACTTTCAAGCAGTTGCAGCAGCTGCCCCAGATTTGCCATTAATGCTTTACAACATTCCTGGAAGAACTGGTTGTTCAATTTCGCCCAAAACTGTTTCGCGACTAATGCAATACCGCAATGTAGTGAGTTTGAAAGCTGCCAGTGGGTCTACTGATGAAGTAACGCAATTGAGAATGGAATGTGGTTCTCGATTAGCTGTTTATAGCGGTGATGATGGTTTGCTTTTGCCAATGTTGGCCGTTGGTGCAGTAGGTGTGGTTAGTGTGGCTAGTCATTTAGTTGGTCGACGCTTGAAAGCAATGATCGATGCTTATTTAAGTGGCCAAGTTGCTATTGCATTGGATCATCACGAGAAACTGCAACCTCTTTTTAAGGCATTATTTATGACTACTAACCCTATTCCAGTTAAGGCTGCTCTTGAATTAAGTGGTTGGCCTGTTGGGTCCCCAAGAAGTCCTTTGCTCCCTTTAAATCCGGCAATGCATGATTCATTATCTAAAACCCTCCTTGCCCTGCGTCAAACCTGA
- a CDS encoding ribonuclease J yields the protein MTPSQTISTNSRTSVASKGNSNTPQLRVIPLGGLHEIGKNTCVFEYGEDIMLVDAGLAFPSDGMHGVNVVMPDTSYLRENQHRIRGMIVTHGHEDHIGGISHHLKNFHIPVIHGPRLAMSMLRGKMEEAGVTDRTTIQTVGPRDVVKVGKYFSVEFIRNTHSMADSFTLAITTPVGVIVFTGDFKFDHTPVDGEHFDLARLAHYGEQGVLCLFSDSTNAEVPGFCPPERSVFPSLDKHISEAEGRVIVTTFASSIHRVSMILELALKNGRKVGLLGRSMLNVIAKARELGYMRAPDDLFVPIKQIRDLPDRETLLLMTGSQGEPLAALSRISRCEHQHVQLKTSDTIIFSASPIPGNTISVVNTIDRLMMLGAKVVYGKGEGIHVSGHGFQEDQKLMLALTKPRFFVPVHGEHRMLVCHSKSAQSMGVPEDNILILDNGDVVQLSPNSIAKGDPVKAGIELLDASRNGIVDARVLKERQQLAEDGVVTILAAISTDGVMVAPPRVNLRGVVTSADARKMSFWTEREIGWVLENRWKQLTRNTGGKATEVDWMGLQREVEVGLTRRMRRELQVEPLVLCLVQPAPSGTTPYKGRAVDPDLVADSRSSNNQRNRDRGNSTNHPIDSAQKVVKKVSQPSDSSPTKTSANSSTPNVQSKGEDESPAGRTRRRRSAAA from the coding sequence ATGACACCTAGCCAAACTATTTCAACTAATTCCAGAACCAGTGTTGCCTCCAAGGGAAACTCCAATACCCCACAGTTGAGGGTAATTCCTTTAGGCGGTTTGCATGAAATTGGTAAGAACACATGTGTCTTCGAATACGGCGAAGACATCATGCTTGTTGACGCAGGTCTTGCCTTCCCAAGCGACGGGATGCATGGTGTAAATGTTGTAATGCCGGATACGAGTTACCTCAGAGAAAATCAGCACCGTATTCGTGGCATGATTGTTACTCATGGCCATGAAGATCATATTGGTGGGATTTCTCATCATTTAAAGAATTTTCATATTCCAGTCATTCATGGGCCTCGATTGGCAATGTCGATGCTTAGAGGAAAGATGGAAGAAGCTGGAGTCACAGACAGAACTACTATTCAGACTGTTGGTCCAAGAGATGTGGTTAAGGTTGGTAAATATTTTTCCGTTGAATTTATTAGAAATACTCATTCAATGGCTGACAGTTTCACATTAGCTATTACAACACCTGTTGGAGTGATTGTTTTCACTGGGGATTTTAAATTTGATCATACCCCTGTTGATGGAGAACATTTTGATTTAGCAAGACTTGCTCATTATGGGGAACAAGGAGTTTTATGTCTTTTTAGTGACTCAACTAATGCGGAAGTTCCAGGTTTCTGTCCACCCGAACGATCAGTATTTCCTTCACTTGATAAACATATTTCAGAGGCAGAAGGGCGCGTCATTGTAACTACCTTTGCTAGTTCAATCCATCGAGTCTCTATGATTTTAGAATTAGCTCTTAAAAATGGAAGAAAGGTAGGCTTGTTAGGAAGATCTATGCTTAATGTAATAGCGAAAGCTAGAGAATTGGGATATATGCGTGCCCCGGATGATCTATTTGTTCCAATTAAGCAAATTAGAGATCTTCCAGATCGTGAAACATTGTTATTAATGACTGGCAGTCAAGGTGAACCTTTGGCTGCTTTGAGCCGAATTTCTAGATGTGAGCATCAACATGTTCAGCTTAAGACAAGCGATACAATTATTTTTTCTGCTAGTCCAATCCCTGGGAATACTATCTCTGTAGTTAATACCATTGATAGATTAATGATGCTTGGAGCAAAGGTTGTTTATGGCAAGGGTGAAGGTATACATGTTTCAGGGCATGGCTTTCAGGAAGATCAAAAGTTGATGCTAGCCCTTACAAAGCCAAGATTTTTTGTTCCAGTACATGGTGAACATCGCATGCTTGTTTGCCATAGCAAGAGTGCTCAATCTATGGGAGTACCTGAAGATAATATTTTGATCCTTGATAATGGAGATGTTGTTCAATTAAGTCCTAACTCAATAGCTAAAGGGGATCCTGTAAAGGCAGGGATTGAATTATTAGATGCTTCTAGAAATGGAATTGTTGATGCACGAGTGCTTAAGGAACGTCAACAGTTAGCTGAGGATGGGGTTGTGACTATTCTTGCGGCAATTAGTACAGATGGGGTAATGGTGGCACCACCTAGAGTCAATTTAAGGGGTGTTGTTACTTCAGCTGATGCAAGGAAAATGTCCTTTTGGACTGAGAGAGAAATCGGATGGGTTTTAGAAAATCGTTGGAAGCAGTTGACTCGTAATACGGGAGGTAAGGCTACTGAGGTTGATTGGATGGGTTTACAGCGAGAAGTTGAAGTTGGCCTGACTCGACGGATGAGGCGTGAGTTGCAAGTTGAGCCTTTAGTGCTTTGTTTAGTACAACCAGCACCTTCTGGTACTACTCCATATAAAGGAAGGGCAGTTGATCCTGACTTAGTAGCCGATTCGCGATCTAGCAATAATCAACGAAATAGAGATCGAGGCAACTCAACAAATCATCCAATAGATTCTGCTCAAAAAGTTGTTAAGAAAGTATCTCAACCATCTGATTCGAGCCCTACTAAAACTTCTGCTAATAGCTCTACTCCTAATGTTCAATCGAAGGGTGAAGATGAAAGTCCAGCTGGCCGCACTAGGCGTCGAAGATCGGCTGCAGCATAA
- the tilS gene encoding tRNA lysidine(34) synthetase TilS yields MSKSLNDLSSSAPRLKWTHWHERLHIDLIKNPTLLPKKSTLVLAVSGGQDSMAMVGLLVDLQRIHQWRIHIWHGDHSWHKGSKRIGLELKQWCTEKNLPIYVSTAQSKETKNEAKARQWRYQELFTETERISSLRPQEPCQNVLTAHTANDRAETLILNLARGTDLAGLSSLHKSRQLNEEVQDKKVNLSRPMLCFSREDTLAICKELDLPIWIDPANQMEDFSRNKIRIKILPLLELLYPACTLRISKLSERLQGYKESQETLAKIAIRSLKNEKGLKRPELASIPSNARILLLASWLKEKRVPKLTSKTLEDISWRIGKSKPPGSKSLADRWYIIWDRETILLERREIVSDRK; encoded by the coding sequence GTGAGCAAATCTTTGAATGACCTCTCTTCTAGTGCCCCGCGACTGAAATGGACTCACTGGCATGAACGACTGCACATCGATCTCATCAAAAACCCGACGCTTCTTCCCAAGAAATCTACTCTTGTATTAGCCGTTTCAGGGGGTCAAGACTCAATGGCAATGGTGGGTCTATTAGTAGATCTACAAAGAATTCACCAATGGAGAATTCATATATGGCATGGTGATCATTCCTGGCACAAAGGTTCAAAGCGAATAGGTCTTGAACTAAAGCAATGGTGCACAGAAAAGAACCTCCCTATTTATGTAAGTACTGCCCAATCAAAAGAAACTAAAAACGAGGCAAAAGCACGTCAGTGGAGATATCAAGAGCTCTTTACAGAAACAGAAAGAATCTCCTCATTGCGACCACAAGAACCATGCCAAAATGTATTAACAGCACATACAGCGAATGACAGAGCCGAAACACTCATCTTAAATCTGGCGCGTGGTACAGACTTGGCTGGCCTTAGCAGCCTTCACAAAAGCAGGCAATTAAATGAAGAAGTTCAAGATAAAAAAGTAAATCTGTCCAGACCAATGCTCTGCTTTAGCAGAGAGGATACCCTCGCTATATGCAAAGAATTAGATTTACCAATTTGGATTGACCCTGCCAATCAAATGGAAGATTTTAGTAGAAATAAAATCAGAATAAAAATATTGCCTTTACTTGAGCTGCTTTACCCAGCATGCACACTACGCATATCAAAATTATCCGAAAGACTACAGGGATATAAAGAAAGTCAAGAGACATTAGCTAAAATAGCAATCAGAAGCCTGAAAAACGAAAAAGGCCTCAAAAGACCAGAATTAGCCTCCATACCTTCAAATGCAAGGATTCTATTGTTAGCTTCTTGGTTAAAAGAGAAACGTGTCCCAAAGTTAACCTCAAAAACCCTAGAAGACATAAGTTGGAGGATAGGAAAAAGCAAGCCACCTGGCTCTAAAAGTCTGGCTGATAGATGGTACATAATATGGGACAGGGAAACTATTCTTTTAGAAAGAAGAGAGATAGTTTCAGATAGAAAATAA
- a CDS encoding DUF561 domain-containing protein, which yields MTRLFHLPRVLSESLQENRLFKVIAGLSNFDEASVARISHAAGVGGADLLDVACQPDLVRIAAELSGLPICVSSVEPELFPACVAAGAVMIEIGNFDTFYPQGRVFKANEVLDLTRESRKLLPDVALSVTVPHVLPLDEQAQLAIELIKSGADVIQTEGGTIAKPLSSGTLGLIEKASPTLAAVHSISKALRSELLDNPILCASGLSEVTVPMAIAIGASGVGIGSAINRLDDELAMIAEVCRIKQSLQPLRLPTIK from the coding sequence ATGACACGTCTTTTCCATTTGCCAAGGGTCCTGAGCGAGAGTCTTCAGGAGAATCGACTCTTTAAGGTTATTGCCGGATTGAGCAATTTTGATGAAGCTTCAGTTGCTCGGATATCTCATGCCGCTGGGGTTGGTGGTGCGGATCTGTTAGATGTTGCCTGCCAGCCTGACTTGGTTCGTATAGCCGCTGAACTTTCAGGGTTACCCATATGTGTTAGTTCAGTTGAGCCTGAGTTGTTTCCCGCTTGCGTCGCGGCTGGTGCGGTAATGATTGAAATTGGAAATTTTGATACTTTTTATCCTCAAGGTCGAGTTTTTAAGGCTAATGAGGTTTTGGATCTCACTCGTGAGAGTCGCAAGCTTCTACCGGATGTTGCGCTTTCTGTAACTGTGCCACATGTTTTGCCATTAGATGAACAGGCACAGTTGGCTATTGAGTTGATTAAATCTGGTGCTGATGTGATTCAAACGGAGGGAGGAACGATTGCAAAACCTTTGAGCTCAGGCACCTTAGGCCTCATTGAAAAAGCATCGCCAACACTTGCAGCTGTACATAGCATTTCTAAAGCACTTAGATCTGAACTTCTCGATAATCCTATTCTTTGTGCTTCAGGCTTGTCAGAAGTTACCGTCCCAATGGCAATAGCTATAGGAGCTTCGGGAGTTGGTATTGGCTCGGCAATAAATCGATTAGACGATGAACTTGCCATGATCGCAGAGGTTTGTCGTATCAAGCAATCTTTACAACCTCTTAGATTGCCTACAATAAAATAA
- the uvrB gene encoding excinuclease ABC subunit UvrB, which translates to MVSYCLDAPYSPKGDQPKAIDSLVEGLNAGNRYQTLLGATGTGKTFTIANVIEKTGRPTLLLAHNKTLAAQLCNELREFFPKNAVEYFISYYDYYQPEAYVPVSDTYIAKTASINEEIDMLRHSATRSLFERRDVIVVASISCIYGLGMPSEYLKAAVKFEVGSAVNLRGSLRELVNNQYSRNDLEVARGRFRVRGDVLEIGPAYDDRLVRIELFGDDIEAIRYIDPTTGEILESLESINIYPAKHFVTPKDRLDTAIKAIRDELDDRLEFLQAQGKLLEAQRLEQRTTYDLEMLREVGYCNGVENYARHLSGRSPGTPPECLIDYFPDDWLLVVDESHVTCSQLQAMYNGDQARKSVLIDHGFRLPSAADNRPLKSEEFWEKAKQTVFISATPGDWELTKSKDAIAEQVIRPTGVLDPIVEVRPTEGQVEDLLTEIGKRVKKKQRVLITTLTKRMAEDLTDYLADNAVRVRYLHSEIHSIERIEIIQDLRLGEYDVLVGVNLLREGLDLPEVSLVVILDADKEGFLRAQRSLIQTIGRAARHIEGVALLYADNLTDSMAKAISETERRRQIQNEYNQIHDITPKPAGKKASNSILSFLELSRRLQQNSNNKELINIAGECVQSLKDDNDNGLALEALPELIDQLESKMKLAAKQLDFEEAATLRDRIKQLRKRLIGKTL; encoded by the coding sequence ATGGTTAGTTATTGCCTTGACGCACCATATTCTCCAAAAGGCGATCAGCCCAAAGCTATTGATAGCTTGGTTGAAGGCTTGAATGCAGGTAATCGATATCAAACTCTTCTAGGAGCAACAGGTACTGGTAAGACCTTTACTATTGCAAATGTTATTGAAAAGACCGGAAGGCCTACATTGCTGCTTGCACATAATAAGACGTTAGCAGCGCAACTTTGTAATGAACTAAGGGAATTTTTCCCTAAGAATGCAGTTGAATACTTTATTTCATATTATGATTACTATCAACCTGAGGCATATGTTCCTGTTAGCGATACTTATATAGCAAAAACTGCTTCTATTAATGAGGAAATTGATATGCTTAGGCATTCAGCAACACGTTCTTTATTTGAAAGACGCGATGTTATTGTGGTTGCTTCTATAAGTTGCATTTATGGGCTTGGCATGCCTAGTGAGTATTTAAAAGCAGCTGTAAAATTTGAAGTAGGTTCTGCTGTCAATTTAAGAGGCTCATTGCGAGAACTAGTTAACAATCAATATTCTAGAAATGATTTAGAGGTGGCGCGAGGTAGATTTCGTGTTAGAGGAGATGTCCTTGAAATAGGGCCTGCATATGATGATCGTTTGGTTCGTATTGAATTGTTTGGTGATGATATAGAAGCAATACGTTATATTGATCCAACTACAGGCGAAATACTGGAAAGCTTAGAATCCATAAATATATATCCTGCAAAACATTTTGTTACCCCTAAAGATAGACTGGACACTGCAATTAAAGCAATTCGTGATGAACTAGATGATAGATTAGAGTTTTTGCAAGCGCAAGGTAAATTGTTGGAAGCACAGAGACTAGAACAGCGAACCACATATGATTTAGAAATGCTGAGAGAAGTAGGTTATTGCAATGGAGTAGAGAATTATGCAAGACATTTGAGTGGCCGTTCTCCAGGTACACCCCCTGAATGTTTAATTGATTATTTTCCAGATGATTGGTTGCTGGTTGTTGATGAAAGTCATGTAACTTGCTCACAATTACAAGCTATGTACAATGGTGATCAAGCTCGTAAAAGTGTTTTGATCGATCATGGCTTTAGATTGCCAAGTGCGGCAGATAATAGGCCATTAAAAAGTGAAGAGTTTTGGGAGAAAGCAAAACAAACTGTCTTTATTAGTGCTACGCCAGGAGATTGGGAGCTAACGAAGAGTAAGGATGCGATAGCAGAGCAAGTAATTCGTCCTACAGGTGTACTTGATCCCATTGTTGAAGTGAGGCCAACAGAGGGGCAGGTCGAGGATTTGTTGACTGAGATAGGAAAAAGGGTGAAAAAAAAGCAGCGCGTTTTGATTACAACTCTTACGAAAAGAATGGCTGAAGACCTTACTGATTATTTGGCCGATAATGCAGTGAGAGTTCGATACTTACATTCAGAAATTCATTCTATAGAACGAATAGAAATTATTCAGGATCTACGATTAGGAGAATATGATGTTTTGGTAGGAGTTAATCTTCTTAGAGAAGGTTTAGATTTGCCAGAAGTATCTTTGGTAGTGATTCTTGATGCTGATAAAGAAGGTTTTTTAAGGGCTCAAAGATCTTTGATTCAGACTATTGGTCGAGCTGCAAGGCATATTGAGGGTGTAGCTCTTTTATATGCTGATAACCTCACTGACTCTATGGCCAAAGCTATTAGTGAAACTGAGAGAAGACGTCAAATACAAAATGAATACAATCAAATTCATGATATTACACCTAAACCAGCTGGTAAAAAGGCATCCAATTCGATCCTTTCTTTCTTGGAACTTTCTAGACGCTTGCAGCAAAATTCAAATAACAAGGAATTAATTAATATTGCAGGAGAATGCGTTCAATCATTGAAAGACGATAATGATAATGGCTTAGCTTTAGAGGCCTTGCCAGAATTAATTGATCAGTTAGAAAGTAAAATGAAATTAGCTGCTAAACAACTTGACTTTGAGGAAGCTGCTACTCTAAGAGACAGAATTAAACAACTTAGAAAAAGATTAATAGGGAAAACACTCTAG
- a CDS encoding aspartate kinase: MALLVQKFGGTSVGSVERIQAVAKRIAASKEEGNELVVVVSAMGNSTDELSNLAKAISPNPPQREMDMLLATGEQVSIALLSIALHELGVNAVSMTGAQVGIVTESAHGRARILEIRTDRLKSRLENGQVVVVAGFQGTSFSTGGTAEITTLGRGGSDTSAVALAAALEADKCEIYSDVPGVLTTDPREVQNAQLMKQISCNEMLELASLGASVLHPRAVEIARNYGVLLEVRSSWSDDCGTTLTSDLKNSIGLQGLELGKPVDGLELLENQAVLALSHVPDQPGIAAKLFEALSSGGINVDLIIQATHEGNSNDISFTISQNALAEANKICEELIKKLGGKLSTQNHMTKLSIRGAGIMGRPGIAASLFEVLSRSGVNLRLIATSEVKVSCVIDASLGTKALRSVGETFELTEDQITINPMVAGLGEPEVRGVALDKHQAQVSVRKVPDKPGTAAALCSTLAENGITLDMIVQSERKHSDGSQDISFTLNKDDRKRAGNALIPLLAQWPGASLEDGPAIARISAVGAGMPAKIGTAAKMFRALAQANINIEMITTSEIRTSCVIAEADGTKALNVVHNGFNLHQNI; this comes from the coding sequence ATGGCTTTGCTCGTTCAAAAATTTGGCGGCACCTCTGTAGGGAGCGTGGAGCGAATCCAAGCAGTGGCAAAACGAATTGCCGCAAGTAAGGAGGAGGGAAACGAATTAGTGGTAGTCGTTTCTGCTATGGGCAACAGCACCGATGAACTCTCAAATTTGGCAAAAGCTATAAGTCCAAACCCCCCACAACGAGAAATGGATATGCTCTTGGCAACTGGAGAGCAAGTTTCCATAGCATTACTTTCAATAGCTCTTCATGAATTAGGAGTGAATGCTGTTTCAATGACTGGAGCTCAAGTAGGCATCGTTACTGAATCAGCTCACGGTCGTGCTCGAATTTTAGAAATAAGAACTGATCGCCTGAAATCACGATTAGAAAATGGACAAGTTGTTGTTGTAGCAGGATTCCAGGGAACAAGCTTTAGTACCGGCGGAACAGCAGAAATCACCACTCTTGGCAGGGGAGGATCAGACACCTCGGCCGTTGCGCTAGCCGCGGCACTTGAAGCAGACAAATGTGAAATTTACTCAGACGTCCCAGGAGTTTTAACAACTGATCCCAGGGAAGTACAAAATGCCCAACTAATGAAGCAAATTAGTTGCAATGAAATGCTAGAGCTTGCAAGTCTTGGGGCTTCTGTGCTTCATCCCAGGGCTGTAGAAATAGCGAGAAATTATGGGGTTCTTCTTGAGGTCCGCTCCAGTTGGAGTGATGACTGTGGCACTACCCTGACTAGTGATTTAAAAAACTCAATTGGTCTCCAAGGCTTAGAATTAGGAAAACCAGTAGATGGGCTTGAACTCTTAGAGAATCAGGCAGTTCTGGCGCTTTCACATGTGCCTGATCAACCAGGAATCGCAGCCAAATTATTTGAAGCACTTTCAAGTGGTGGAATCAATGTTGATCTAATTATTCAAGCAACACATGAAGGAAATAGTAATGATATTAGTTTTACCATAAGCCAAAATGCACTAGCTGAGGCTAATAAAATCTGCGAAGAGTTAATTAAAAAATTAGGTGGCAAACTATCGACCCAAAATCACATGACAAAATTAAGCATTCGTGGAGCAGGGATAATGGGTAGACCAGGTATTGCAGCTAGTCTCTTCGAAGTGCTTTCCCGTTCAGGAGTTAACCTAAGGCTAATTGCAACAAGCGAAGTAAAAGTAAGCTGCGTTATAGATGCAAGTCTTGGGACAAAAGCACTTAGGTCAGTTGGAGAAACTTTTGAACTAACTGAAGATCAGATTACAATCAATCCGATGGTTGCTGGCCTAGGTGAACCTGAAGTTAGAGGAGTAGCACTTGATAAACATCAGGCACAAGTAAGTGTTCGCAAAGTACCAGACAAGCCAGGTACTGCAGCCGCCTTATGCTCTACTCTCGCGGAAAATGGAATCACTCTAGATATGATTGTTCAATCGGAAAGAAAACACTCAGATGGTAGCCAAGATATTAGCTTTACCTTAAATAAAGATGACCGCAAAAGAGCGGGAAATGCACTGATCCCTCTACTTGCCCAATGGCCAGGTGCAAGCTTAGAAGACGGACCCGCTATAGCACGAATTAGTGCTGTGGGAGCTGGAATGCCAGCTAAAATAGGAACAGCAGCAAAAATGTTTCGCGCACTAGCTCAGGCAAATATTAATATTGAAATGATAACAACAAGTGAAATACGCACAAGCTGCGTTATAGCAGAAGCAGATGGAACAAAAGCCTTAAATGTAGTCCACAATGGGTTCAATTTACACCAGAACATATAA
- the holA gene encoding DNA polymerase III subunit delta produces the protein MPIYLIWGDDGAAQDREIQKLQKTVLDPSWISTNLSRLDGSIPGQANQALEESRTPPLGRGGRLVIIQNSSFCNGCTSELTTSFLQTIELIPEASHLVLCNSTKPDGRLKTTKALIELKKTGLVVEKNFLLPTTWDTSGQKELVEKTANELGLQIEASAVTALVEAIGNDSSRLYMELQKLSLHSQIAGKTNEARTRITADSVNALIEGITTNSFAVGDALIEGKPIEAIALIDALLANGEPPLRLLATLTGQIRGLLWISLLEKQGETDVGTIAKAAGIANPKRVYVMRKKLNGKTPRIFLDQLSRLIEIEAAIKKGTSARNAFRDCLLIDPRFYPPK, from the coding sequence ATGCCCATTTACCTAATTTGGGGGGATGATGGAGCCGCACAAGACCGAGAAATTCAAAAGCTTCAAAAAACAGTTCTTGACCCTTCCTGGATCAGCACCAATTTAAGTCGCCTCGACGGTTCCATACCTGGACAAGCTAATCAAGCGCTTGAGGAAAGCCGAACTCCCCCATTAGGCAGAGGAGGCAGATTAGTAATTATTCAAAACAGCAGCTTTTGCAATGGATGCACTAGTGAATTAACAACAAGCTTCCTTCAAACCATTGAACTAATTCCAGAAGCAAGCCATTTGGTCCTATGCAATTCAACGAAACCAGATGGACGCCTAAAAACAACTAAAGCACTTATTGAACTAAAAAAAACAGGGTTGGTAGTAGAAAAAAATTTTCTACTACCAACAACATGGGACACTTCCGGTCAAAAGGAGCTCGTAGAAAAAACTGCCAACGAGCTTGGATTACAGATAGAGGCTTCTGCAGTAACTGCTCTTGTTGAAGCAATAGGAAATGACAGCTCTAGACTTTATATGGAGCTGCAAAAACTCTCATTACATTCCCAAATAGCCGGAAAAACCAATGAAGCTAGAACTCGAATTACTGCAGATAGTGTTAATGCCTTGATTGAAGGCATTACTACAAACTCCTTTGCAGTAGGGGATGCTCTCATAGAAGGCAAACCAATAGAAGCTATAGCCTTAATTGATGCACTACTCGCAAATGGAGAACCTCCACTTAGGTTACTTGCGACACTAACTGGCCAGATACGGGGATTACTTTGGATCAGCCTTCTAGAAAAGCAAGGAGAAACCGATGTAGGAACTATTGCAAAGGCGGCTGGTATAGCCAATCCCAAAAGGGTTTATGTGATGAGGAAAAAGTTAAATGGAAAAACCCCAAGAATTTTTCTTGACCAGCTAAGTCGTTTAATAGAAATTGAAGCTGCAATTAAAAAAGGGACCAGCGCTAGAAATGCATTCCGCGACTGTCTGCTTATAGATCCCCGTTTCTACCCTCCTAAGTGA